The genomic stretch CGAGGTTAAACTTATAAAATTGAGTTGTAAAGTAAATTATGAGTATAGATTATTCAAAGTGGGACAAAATAGAAGTTTCAGATGATGAGGAATCACACAAATTGAATGTAGTTAAATTGAACCCGAATCAGCAAGTAATATTGAGTAAAGATGGATATAAAGTAAGAGATAGTACTGATAAAAAGGTAATTGAGTTAGAGGACGTTTCTAAGGAGTGGCACAAAAGGATTTTGCACGGAATTGTAACCGTAGATTCACACTTTTATAGTCAAGACAGATACAgtgtaaatttttatattttgctGAATTTCGattataaaaaacttaCTTTGAAGTTTAATGAGATTTCAATATCGCTATGCGATAATGAAAAGGAGATTATGTGCAAAGAGTTCTACTCTAAGATTAAGAAGGACGAATCCTTTTGGAACTGGGAGATAGTAAATTTGGAAATTGACTGGAAATCATTAAAAGAATATTCAAAAAAGGTCAATTCTGAGAAGTTGAAGCCAAAGTTATACTTTGAAAACAGGGTAAAGGCAAAGTTTATAGAAGTGAATGTGCAGAAGTTGGTTGAAATAAGTGACTGTTTCATATGGTGGCCAAAGTTATTCAAAGTATTAATTAGTTATCAGAATATGGGTAGTTATTCAGAGCCTAGTTGATTGAGTTACTGATTACTAGTTTCCGATTATTGCCAATGTATTGATTTCTGTCAGTGGCCTTTGGTATATgtctatttatattataaaatgtttagttttattaagTATGTTGTTGTTGGTGCCTGTTAGTTTGTGTTTAGCAGTGTTAGAGTCGTAGATTTAGTTATGCTAAGTGTATCAGTGACAATGATATATGGTGGTGTAGGACGATGTTGAGGAAATTAGAATTGTTGACAATTCTGAGTTCATCAAAGTATGGGACGAGGCACATGAAAAATTCAGGGAAAAGGTGTCAAATCACGAAAAGATACCAATATGAAAATGATCGAGTATGTTCGTATATTGCTGTCGACTGTGTGGTGATGCCACAACATAGATGATGTACAATATAACGTATATTATGAACATAAAACCATATGTGAACACGtcattaatttactaattgTTATGTTGTGTCATTTGTGTCTGTTATAGTCAGATGTGTGAACAAATTGCAACATTTATTGTAGAATATTTGACCTATTAAACAGACTTATTTTTGTTGATTCCGTATACACATCTCAATTAAAATCTGTAATGATGATCTAATGATTGTTCTGATAGTATATAACATACTGGATTTTGTGTGTCCACTGAGTTTATTACGTAACACATTGTCAGACACCCAAGATTCCAGTAACACacaatataaaatataaccCTTAACTCACAATATGAAATTGGTAATTAAAACgtaaatgtttttaaaatattactgTGCTACATTAGATTTCGAATTATAAATTCTGAAACACTGCGTTGCGTGAGTGGCGAAGTGATATATTACATTGTGTGATTTTACATTGAGTGATTGTGTGATGTGACGTGGCGTGTGAATATTCAACCATTGAAAacttaaaatgttaaaatatgttacaataGTGGCTTGATAGATGGAATTAACAAAAAAGGATACTTGACTGCAGCCACTGCTCCACCACCTATCAGACCCACACCTGCTACTCCGCCTCCCACAGATCCACCAATCAGAGTAATATTTGTGGATTCTCCATCATCTTTAGCACTACTCCCTGCTTGTCTCTGCTTGTCCGTTTTTGTTTGTAATGTgtcttctatttttttcaatgaTTTTTCAATATTAATGCCATCAAAGTGTTCTGTCTGGAGCCACCTATCATTATTGGTACTGTCTAATTGATGGAACTCATGAACAATGTTAGGATCAGAAGGAGTTTGAGTCTGAAAGGGCGGAAATGGTATAACTGCAGGAGAATGTGATTCAGGTTGGACAGGAGGATGAGCCTCAGGACGAGGTGCAGGACTAGAAACTGGAGGTAAAGTATGTTTGATTGCTGGACCCTGAGAGGCTGTGGGTTTAGCTGCGGCAGGTTTATCCGGAGGTATAGTGCGAGCAGGTGTTTGAGAGGGTTTTGAATGAGGTGTATGCGAATCAGGTTTTACAGGTTTGTGTGTAACCTGTGTACCCTTAGTGGCACTTAAATCCGGTTTACTTTTTGTAGGGGGTGGGCGGGGTTCAGGTAGTTTAACTTGAGGTGGTATAATAATTGGGGGTTGAGTTAAAGAAGGTGTATCTGGGGGTTTAGAAGATAGAGGCGGTTGTAAAGTATGATATTCGTTAGTAAAGTAAGGTTTAATATCGGGGATTAACTTGTAGTCTTCTGGCTCAAGTTCAGTGAAATAATCATAGTAAGAAAGTTCGGGTGCGATAATTTCAGGTTTATAACCAAGATCTAACATGAGAGGCCGTTCAAggtttttatcattaagACTATAATAGGCAGCCACATATACTAATTGGCGTTTCATATCATATTTTGCTATAGTGTTTGTAGTGCCATCATATGTAATAATTCCCAGCCTAAAGCCATCTCCATCGCCATCAATCCCATAGGGAACATGAGTACAGATACTATAAGTACGAGTTTTACTATGTGTTAGCTTAACCAAAACGTGTTTGTCTTCAAATTCATGTACAGCATAAATTAGTGTATTTTGTGTTTCATCGCCATTGGCCCCTGCATAAGTAAAAAGTTGACTTTGCCTGAGATGTACCACATTCAATATTCCAACAATTTCAGAAAGCTTATCCAACAATTTGGTGCTTCTATCTTTATCACACGAAAAATCTGTGATTTCAGGAACATGAATCCAACTCTTATAATaatcaaatattgaatTGGGTCTGTAGGTTTTGCCATCatagtaaaatagaagGGGCCTGGGATCGTTTCCGTAAAAGTAAACGTAAAAATCGTCGTTAAATCTTTTATAATCTAATTTGATGGGTGTGGTGTCAGTATCCGTTTTATATAACTTTAATTCACTGAAATTATCGCTGCTATAACTGTTACGTATAAAAACTTTTAATTCAACATCGTAACTCACTTTCTTAATTATCTCGTTaagattaataaaatagtgcTGAATTAAATTGAAACCATATTTATCGACACACTGACGAGTCCCTTCGGTCGATATTCCGGTAACAATTGTCGTCTGATTTAATATTCTGCATTTCTTGGGATCTAATGATGATTGCTTAAGGGCCATACTAACATCGTTATCGCCATATGAACATTGTTTTTCAAGTAACAAAACTATTACTTTTGTGAGATTGGAATCATCTTTATGTACGTATTCTGGAATATGGGAAATTGTTGCACATTTAGGTCCCTTAGATTTCTCTCTGGAATGTGGTTTAGTGGAAGCTCTAtctttttcaattttaatctGATGTGGACTTATTTGAACCATTGGACGTCCATCTCTTCCTATCGATATAACACGGACGTCTTTATGTGACACTGATGTTGCAGATGATcgttttttaaaagtaaTAGGCGGTTTTtcgtttaaaatgttatatgCATCGTTTCTCATGTTCTTGAAATCCGAACCATAAAATTCAAGCTCAAGTATCTTCCCCAATCTTTCCTGTGCTTcattaaaaagaatatcTAATTGTGTCCACGTTTCCTCACtatcttcatttttagtgTAATAAGCTGGTGTTCCAACGTACCCTTCTTCATCTGTctcaataaattttatcaaaaaaaatttattatccTCCATACCTGTATTACtaatcaaaaaataagtgCTCACATCAAACAAgattttttcatattttttgcCGTCTTTCATTTTGATCTCTTGATTTTTGATCAAAATCGTCGTTTTTTTATGAGTTAACTGTTGATCGGTTGGAGTGTGTGAATAAACTGAGTAATGACTAGTTGATTCGGTATCCAGACTAACACCAACATTGctgtaattttttttattatccaAGTCATATGTTAACTTATCATAACTATCAGAAGcttgttttaatttcaacaaTTCAGCTTCCAATCCTATCGAACTCCAATAACTAACCGTTTTTTTCTCCCAATAGAACCAGTCTTTATCCTTTTTACAAaactgtattttattacagTCATTGTAAAACTCGATGAGAACTGGTATGTTTTCGGG from Theileria orientalis strain Shintoku DNA, chromosome 1, complete genome encodes the following:
- a CDS encoding SprA protein; its protein translation is MSIDYSKWDKIEVSDDEESHKLNVVKLNPNQQVILSKDGYKVRDSTDKKVIELEDVSKEWHKRILHGIVTVDSHFYSQDRYSVNFYILLNFDYKKLTLKFNEISISLCDNEKEIMCKEFYSKIKKDESFWNWEIVNLEIDWKSLKEYSKKVNSEKLKPKLYFENRVKAKFIEVNVQKLVEISDCFIWWPKLFKDDVEEIRIVDNSEFIKVWDEAHEKFREKVSNHEKIPI